In Haloterrigena turkmenica DSM 5511, a single genomic region encodes these proteins:
- a CDS encoding GIY-YIG nuclease family protein → MSESGTYVLVVDVPRATTLEVGALGEREFPAGAYAYVGSAFGPGGFGRIDRHRELARGERDTRHWHIDYLLGHPGTTLESAIAFPDDDRECELAASLPGEQVDGFGASDCDCSGHLLTPPSADAAVVREAALAEGGRPYFE, encoded by the coding sequence ATGAGCGAGAGCGGTACCTACGTGCTCGTCGTCGACGTCCCGCGAGCGACGACCCTCGAGGTCGGCGCGCTGGGCGAGCGCGAGTTCCCAGCCGGCGCTTACGCCTACGTCGGCAGCGCGTTCGGTCCCGGCGGCTTCGGCCGGATCGACCGCCACCGGGAACTCGCCCGCGGCGAGCGCGACACGCGACACTGGCACATCGATTACCTGCTGGGCCACCCCGGGACGACTCTCGAGAGCGCGATCGCGTTCCCCGACGACGACCGGGAGTGCGAACTCGCGGCGTCGCTGCCGGGCGAGCAGGTCGACGGCTTCGGGGCCTCGGACTGCGACTGTTCGGGGCACCTGCTGACCCCTCCGAGCGCCGACGCTGCGGTCGTTCGCGAGGCAGCTCTCGCCGAAGGCGGTCGCCCCTACTTCGAGTAG
- a CDS encoding peroxidase-related enzyme (This protein belongs to a clade of uncharacterized proteins related to peroxidases such as the alkylhydroperoxidase AhpD.), with the protein MTESEADDAVDPELRDDAMKRFPVPDLEDLPEDLRERIAEETERAGFTPNVFAAMAYKPSQFRAFFDYHDALVEDTALEREEIEMIVVAVSGVNHCYYCNVAHGALVRIYAEDPLLADQLVANYRTADINDAHRTMLDVAVKLTERPTEVEPDDLEALLEAGFSEEALWDIASVTAFYNLSNRLAMFADMRPNEEFHTLGRE; encoded by the coding sequence ATGACCGAATCCGAGGCCGACGATGCGGTCGATCCGGAACTGCGCGACGACGCGATGAAACGGTTTCCGGTCCCCGACCTCGAGGACCTTCCCGAGGACCTCAGGGAACGCATCGCGGAAGAGACCGAGCGGGCCGGGTTCACGCCCAACGTTTTCGCGGCGATGGCGTACAAGCCCTCGCAGTTCCGCGCGTTCTTCGACTACCACGACGCGCTCGTCGAGGACACGGCCCTCGAGCGCGAGGAGATCGAGATGATCGTCGTCGCCGTCTCTGGCGTCAACCACTGCTACTACTGCAACGTCGCTCACGGCGCGCTCGTACGGATCTACGCCGAGGACCCGCTCCTCGCGGACCAACTGGTCGCGAACTACCGGACCGCCGATATCAACGACGCACACCGCACGATGCTCGACGTCGCCGTGAAACTCACCGAGCGGCCGACTGAGGTCGAGCCGGACGACCTCGAGGCGCTTCTCGAGGCCGGCTTCAGCGAGGAAGCGCTCTGGGACATCGCGTCCGTGACGGCGTTTTACAACCTGAGCAATCGGCTCGCGATGTTCGCCGATATGCGTCCCAACGAGGAGTTCCACACGCTCGGACGAGAGTGA